From a region of the Kaistia sp. 32K genome:
- a CDS encoding response regulator transcription factor encodes MSYPIRTVIVDDHPVVVAGAKALIETSQDIICVGEANNGADALELIGRTAPDVSVLDVSLPDMNGLVLTEQIIKRGYSAHVVIMTLYHERSYVQQALQVGAKGFVQKCSAGQNLLLAIRSVMLGGLFFDPPTASEMTAAPAEQNAAITKSVGALGLTAREQDVLRMVALGYSNKEIAARANISIKSIETYKARATEKLKLHSRAQIVHFAVTHGWMNVT; translated from the coding sequence ATGAGCTATCCTATCCGGACCGTGATCGTGGACGATCATCCCGTTGTGGTGGCCGGCGCCAAGGCGCTGATCGAGACGTCGCAGGACATCATCTGCGTCGGCGAGGCGAACAACGGCGCCGACGCGCTGGAGCTGATCGGGCGCACGGCGCCCGACGTCTCCGTGCTCGACGTCTCGCTCCCCGACATGAACGGGCTCGTTTTGACCGAGCAGATCATCAAGCGCGGCTATTCGGCCCATGTCGTGATCATGACGCTCTATCACGAGCGCAGCTACGTCCAGCAGGCGCTGCAGGTCGGGGCGAAGGGCTTCGTGCAGAAATGCTCGGCCGGGCAGAACCTCTTGCTCGCCATCCGCTCGGTCATGCTGGGCGGCCTGTTCTTCGATCCGCCGACGGCGAGCGAGATGACCGCGGCGCCGGCCGAGCAGAACGCCGCGATCACCAAGTCGGTCGGGGCGCTCGGGCTGACGGCGCGCGAGCAGGACGTGCTGCGCATGGTGGCGCTCGGTTATTCGAACAAGGAGATCGCGGCGCGCGCCAATATCAGCATCAAGTCGATCGAGACCTACAAGGCGCGGGCGACCGAGAAGCTGAAGCTGCATTCGCGCGCCCAGATCGTCCACTTCGCCGTGACGCATGGCTGGATGAACGTCACCTGA